From one Streptomyces sp. NBC_01478 genomic stretch:
- a CDS encoding MarR family winged helix-turn-helix transcriptional regulator: MNDDLDPNAVASALLASIGVLVRRARRQPLEGGLTMPERTALAQLDRAGPTTSSALAREAQITAQAMGATLGSLRTRDLVERRPDPDDGRRVVLTVTDAGRQALRNKRNARAELLARALTSGAFTQAELEQLAATAPLLERLAQNI, from the coding sequence ATGAACGACGACCTGGACCCGAACGCGGTCGCCTCGGCGCTGCTGGCGAGCATCGGCGTGCTGGTGCGACGGGCCCGCCGGCAGCCGCTCGAGGGCGGGCTCACGATGCCCGAGCGGACCGCCCTTGCACAGTTGGACCGCGCCGGCCCCACGACCTCCTCGGCGCTGGCCCGGGAGGCGCAGATCACCGCACAGGCCATGGGGGCGACGCTCGGCTCGCTGCGGACCCGCGACCTGGTGGAGCGCCGCCCGGACCCGGACGACGGCCGGCGCGTGGTGCTGACGGTGACCGACGCGGGCCGGCAGGCGCTGCGGAACAAGCGCAACGCACGGGCCGAACTCCTCGCCCGCGCCCTGACCAGCGGGGCGTTCACCCAGGCAGAGCTGGAGCAACTGGCGGCGACCGCACCGCTGTTGGAGCGGCTGGCCCAGAACATCTGA